A genomic window from Pseudomonas leptonychotis includes:
- the mgtE gene encoding magnesium transporter, with amino-acid sequence MPSSSDNVSQHSLSDSNAIIQALGGGKNKRARKLLARMHPGKIAALLERLDTEQRLTLWQQIGPELEERTLHHLSPSLRAQLAGDSAEASLAASDEPGNSQLEAVRQALAQGKLKRLGKLLHRMHPAKVAGLLEAMPPAERNRAWSMVETERAGKVLTYLHDEIRTALALELDPEDLIAATAQLELDDRVDLIQALPAKLGNQLLHASSTAQRQQLESMLSYPEDSAGGLMNADPIQVRADVQAGAVLRYLRLLERLPPQTDLLMVVDRKGHYQGALRLSELVTAELDQRVSELMHHDIIGIAVTTSGNEVARLFQDHDLLSAPVVDEHNRLLGRITVDDVIDLIREDSDRALMHMAGLDDEADIFAPVLVSARRRALWLGINLLTAFGAAWVIGLFQATLEQLVALAVLMPIVASMGGIAGSQTLTLVIRGLALGQVQKGNIRILLNRELGISILNGMLWSVVIALLAVLWFGNWGIGAVLGAAILLNLLCATLAGWGIPLLLDRMGIDPALAGSVILTTVTDVIGFFAFLGLATILLL; translated from the coding sequence TTGCCCTCTTCCAGCGACAACGTCTCCCAACACAGCCTCTCCGACTCCAATGCCATCATTCAGGCGCTGGGCGGCGGCAAGAATAAACGCGCGCGTAAACTGCTGGCGCGCATGCACCCCGGAAAAATTGCCGCGCTGCTGGAGCGGCTGGACACCGAGCAACGTCTGACGCTGTGGCAGCAGATTGGCCCCGAGCTGGAAGAACGTACCCTGCATCACCTGAGCCCTAGCCTCAGGGCGCAGTTAGCCGGTGATTCTGCCGAGGCCAGCCTTGCCGCCAGTGACGAGCCAGGCAACAGCCAGCTGGAAGCCGTACGCCAGGCGTTGGCCCAGGGCAAACTCAAGCGGTTAGGCAAGTTACTGCACCGTATGCATCCCGCCAAAGTCGCCGGCTTGCTGGAAGCCATGCCACCTGCAGAGCGCAACCGCGCCTGGAGCATGGTCGAGACCGAGCGCGCGGGCAAAGTGCTCACCTATCTGCATGACGAGATCCGCACCGCGCTGGCGCTGGAACTCGATCCTGAGGACCTGATCGCTGCCACAGCCCAGCTCGAACTGGATGATCGCGTCGACCTGATCCAGGCCTTGCCGGCCAAACTGGGTAACCAGTTACTGCATGCCAGCAGCACGGCGCAACGTCAGCAGCTTGAGTCGATGCTGTCCTACCCTGAAGATTCGGCCGGCGGCTTGATGAACGCCGACCCGATTCAGGTGCGCGCCGATGTCCAGGCCGGGGCCGTGTTGCGCTACCTGCGTCTGCTCGAACGCCTGCCGCCGCAAACCGACTTGCTGATGGTGGTCGACCGTAAAGGCCACTACCAAGGCGCCCTGCGCCTGAGCGAGTTGGTCACGGCGGAACTCGACCAGCGCGTCAGCGAGTTGATGCACCACGACATCATCGGTATTGCCGTTACTACCAGCGGTAACGAAGTGGCCCGATTGTTTCAGGACCACGATCTGCTCTCCGCGCCGGTGGTCGATGAGCATAATCGGCTGCTCGGACGTATCACCGTGGACGATGTGATCGACCTGATTCGCGAAGACTCCGACCGCGCCCTGATGCACATGGCGGGCCTCGACGATGAGGCCGACATCTTCGCGCCGGTACTGGTTAGTGCACGCCGCCGCGCCCTGTGGCTGGGCATTAACCTGCTCACGGCCTTCGGCGCCGCCTGGGTTATCGGCCTATTTCAGGCGACATTGGAGCAACTGGTGGCCCTCGCCGTGCTGATGCCGATTGTGGCCAGCATGGGCGGTATCGCCGGCAGCCAAACCCTGACGTTGGTCATCCGCGGCCTGGCCTTAGGGCAGGTGCAGAAAGGCAACATCCGCATTCTGCTCAACCGCGAACTGGGCATCTCCATCCTCAACGGCATGCTCTGGTCAGTGGTGATCGCCTTGCTGGCCGTGCTGTGGTTCGGCAACTGGGGAATTGGCGCCGTGCTCGGCGCCGCCATTCTGCTCAATTTGCTTTGCGCCACACTGGCTGGCTGGGGGATTCCGCTCCTGCTCGACCGCATGGGCATTGATCCCGCGCTGGCCGGCAGCGTGATTCTGACCACGGTCACTGATGTGATCGGCTTCTTTGCCTTTCTTGGCCTGGCGACCATTCTACTGCTCTAG
- a CDS encoding SulP family inorganic anion transporter, translating into MRYKWPLLNTVRNYDRGQAGRDLLAACLICLLLVPQALAYAQLAGLPAVAGMYASILPLVVYALIGASPGVAMSFGPVAVLSLMTAAALAPIAVAGSEAYSAAAIGLTLLVGALLLLMGLLRLGFIANFLSHPVISGFVSGAAVLIAVSQLRYLLGVSVDGLTLPQVLPALYAQLPALHKPTLLLGVVSLVALVVLRNLSLLGVSVAWALRLKQLSALLVMLLAMSVGGLLQLEAYGVRVVGQVPSGLPTLGLPNLELGLLRELLPAALLIALVGFIESISIAQSLAMRKRQLIRPDLELLGQGAANVASAFSGGMPVAASFSRSAVARQSNMATPLVGIFAAGLMLAAVLGLAPVLRHLPQAVLAASILVAVLGLIDVPTFRHTWRYSKAEGCAQLATFFGVLLQGVEAGIMLGVALSLLLFLWRTSRPHMAVVGQVPGSQHFRNVQRYDTVQSSSVLSLRVDESLYFPNARYLEARIGELIAVSPEVRHLVLMCSGVNQIDASALDALEAIAEQLQSAEVQLHLSEVKGPVMDRLLRSDFLERFGGQVFISHYQALCTLDPVCAVRALTPQ; encoded by the coding sequence ATGCGTTATAAGTGGCCGCTACTCAACACCGTGCGCAACTACGACCGTGGTCAGGCAGGCCGCGATCTATTGGCGGCCTGCCTGATCTGCCTGTTACTGGTGCCGCAAGCCTTGGCCTATGCGCAATTAGCCGGTTTGCCAGCGGTGGCGGGGATGTACGCGAGTATCTTGCCGTTGGTGGTGTATGCGTTGATCGGTGCAAGCCCTGGGGTGGCCATGTCATTCGGGCCGGTGGCGGTCTTGTCACTGATGACCGCGGCGGCATTAGCGCCGATCGCGGTGGCCGGTAGCGAAGCTTACAGTGCGGCCGCGATCGGGCTGACGCTGCTGGTCGGTGCGCTGCTGTTGTTGATGGGGCTGTTGCGCCTGGGCTTTATTGCCAACTTTCTCAGCCATCCAGTGATCTCTGGGTTCGTCAGTGGTGCGGCAGTGCTGATTGCGGTGAGCCAGCTGCGTTATTTACTGGGGGTGTCCGTTGACGGTCTGACCTTGCCGCAGGTGCTTCCCGCGTTATACGCCCAATTGCCGGCGCTACATAAACCGACCCTGCTGCTGGGCGTGGTGAGCTTGGTGGCGCTGGTGGTGTTGCGCAATCTGAGCCTGTTGGGCGTGTCAGTTGCTTGGGCACTGCGGCTGAAGCAGCTCAGTGCCTTGTTGGTGATGCTGTTGGCCATGTCCGTAGGCGGCCTTTTGCAGCTGGAGGCCTATGGGGTCAGAGTTGTGGGGCAGGTCCCGTCGGGGCTGCCGACGTTGGGTTTACCGAACCTGGAGCTGGGCCTGCTACGTGAGCTGCTACCGGCCGCGTTGTTGATTGCTCTGGTGGGGTTTATCGAGTCCATCTCCATTGCTCAAAGCCTGGCTATGCGCAAGCGCCAATTGATCCGCCCTGATCTGGAACTGCTGGGCCAGGGCGCAGCCAATGTGGCCTCGGCCTTTAGCGGCGGGATGCCGGTGGCGGCGAGTTTTTCCCGTTCTGCGGTGGCCCGGCAAAGCAATATGGCTACGCCGCTGGTGGGTATTTTTGCGGCGGGTTTGATGTTGGCCGCGGTGCTCGGCCTGGCCCCGGTATTGCGCCATCTGCCACAGGCGGTATTGGCGGCGAGTATTCTGGTGGCGGTGCTTGGCCTGATTGATGTGCCGACCTTCCGCCACACCTGGCGCTACTCGAAAGCGGAAGGCTGCGCGCAGTTAGCCACCTTCTTCGGCGTGCTGTTACAGGGTGTGGAAGCCGGCATTATGCTCGGCGTCGCCCTGTCACTGTTGCTGTTCCTCTGGCGTACCAGCCGGCCGCATATGGCCGTTGTCGGGCAGGTGCCGGGCAGCCAGCATTTTCGCAATGTGCAGCGCTATGACACAGTGCAGAGCTCGAGTGTGCTGTCGTTGCGGGTTGATGAAAGCCTGTATTTTCCCAACGCACGCTACCTGGAGGCCCGCATCGGCGAGTTGATTGCCGTGAGTCCTGAGGTCCGTCATCTGGTGTTGATGTGCTCAGGGGTCAATCAGATTGATGCCAGTGCGCTGGACGCCCTCGAAGCAATTGCCGAACAGTTGCAAAGTGCCGAGGTGCAGCTGCACCTGTCTGAAGTCAAAGGGCCGGTGATGGATAGGTTGCTGCGTTCGGACTTTCTCGAACGCTTTGGCGGGCAGGTGTTTATCAGCCACTATCAGGCGCTGTGCACGCTAGACCCCGTGTGTGCAGTGCGTGCACTGACGCCGCAATAG
- a CDS encoding MBL fold metallo-hydrolase, producing MPATIEAFFDDATSTYSYVVSDPATAQCAIIDSVLDYDAAAGRTDYSSADKLISYVREQCLSVQWLLETHVHADHLSAAPYLKAALGGRLAIGEQIRVVQNTFGKLFNAGSEFATDGRQFDELFMDEQAFQIGSLNARAIHTPGHTPACMTYLIGDAAFVGDTLFMPDYGTARCDFPGGDARILYRSITRLFALPASTRLFMCHDYLAPGREQHRYQTTVAEQRANNVHVHQGIDEDAFVAMREARDTGLGMPALMLPAVQVNMRAGHLPPAEDNGVRYLKVPLNAL from the coding sequence AGCCACTATTGAAGCGTTCTTCGATGATGCTACGTCGACCTACAGTTATGTTGTCAGCGACCCTGCCACCGCTCAGTGCGCCATTATCGACTCGGTGTTGGATTATGACGCGGCGGCCGGCCGCACTGACTACAGCAGTGCCGATAAGCTGATCAGCTATGTGCGTGAGCAGTGCCTAAGTGTGCAGTGGTTGCTGGAAACCCATGTGCATGCGGATCACCTCTCGGCTGCGCCTTATCTCAAGGCGGCCCTGGGTGGCCGACTGGCCATTGGTGAGCAGATTCGCGTGGTGCAAAACACGTTCGGCAAGCTGTTTAACGCCGGCAGTGAGTTCGCCACCGATGGTCGCCAGTTTGATGAGTTATTCATGGATGAACAGGCCTTTCAAATCGGCTCCTTGAACGCTCGTGCTATCCACACACCGGGGCATACTCCCGCCTGCATGACGTATTTGATCGGCGATGCTGCGTTTGTCGGCGACACCCTGTTTATGCCCGATTACGGCACCGCGCGTTGCGACTTCCCCGGCGGTGATGCGCGGATCCTGTACCGCTCGATTACCCGATTATTTGCCTTGCCAGCCAGCACCCGGCTGTTTATGTGCCACGATTACCTGGCTCCAGGTCGTGAGCAGCATCGTTACCAAACTACGGTGGCGGAGCAGCGTGCGAACAACGTGCACGTGCATCAGGGCATTGATGAAGACGCGTTTGTTGCCATGCGCGAGGCCCGTGATACGGGCCTGGGCATGCCTGCGCTGATGTTACCGGCAGTGCAGGTGAACATGCGCGCCGGCCACCTGCCGCCCGCCGAAGACAATGGCGTGCGCTACCTCAAGGTACCGTTGAATGCGTTATAA